From Vibrio splendidus, a single genomic window includes:
- a CDS encoding DUF2982 domain-containing protein has translation MDTRHLTNFSLPSFTRSYRILAVVLGFVCLIVALYSDNPKLLIVGAFCIIALLGTGYYLMLRSRVMFTLTPTHFQQHFYKGGWVLKWSNIEKIGLCTYEQDGWHQPLPWVGIKMKDYSPYLDSICPKITCELLLSQRALLYLGAKQAGKESHFEDMVLDSSHYHARCTENGCVELSQYKESETIDDDNISDYQPQTALDSTNESNTQNALIKDYSGLQAMLANRMKYQRGFHGYDIFISTHDLNISGEEFIGLARRYLAAAERFSD, from the coding sequence ATGGACACTCGTCACCTTACAAATTTCTCTTTGCCTTCGTTCACACGTTCGTACCGTATTCTGGCCGTTGTTTTAGGCTTCGTTTGCTTGATCGTTGCTCTGTACAGTGACAATCCAAAGTTACTGATCGTGGGTGCATTTTGCATTATTGCCCTACTCGGGACTGGCTATTATTTAATGTTGCGCAGCAGAGTGATGTTCACTCTCACACCGACTCATTTTCAGCAGCATTTTTATAAAGGTGGGTGGGTTTTAAAGTGGAGCAATATTGAAAAGATTGGCCTATGTACTTACGAACAAGATGGGTGGCATCAACCTCTCCCTTGGGTCGGCATTAAAATGAAAGATTACTCGCCCTACCTTGACTCTATTTGCCCCAAAATAACCTGCGAATTATTGCTGAGCCAGCGAGCACTTTTGTACTTGGGAGCGAAACAAGCGGGTAAAGAATCACACTTTGAAGATATGGTGCTCGACTCATCGCATTACCATGCACGTTGTACCGAAAACGGCTGTGTTGAATTGAGCCAATATAAAGAGTCAGAGACTATAGACGACGATAACATCAGTGATTACCAGCCACAGACTGCCCTTGATTCAACTAATGAATCGAACACTCAAAACGCGTTGATTAAAGACTATTCAGGATTACAGGCGATGCTTGCGAACAGGATGAAATATCAAAGAGGGTTTCACGGCTACGATATTTTCATATCAACCCATGATCTGAATATCAGTGGAGAGGAGTTTATTGGACTAGCTCGACGCTACTTGGCGGCTGCCGAGCGCTTTTCTGATTAA
- a CDS encoding MBL fold metallo-hydrolase: MSLKYQVVPVTSFSQNCSIVWCDETMEGIVVDPGGDVQQLAAIIEELGVKVVNLVLTHGHLDHVGGTVPLAEILNVNIVGPHKADNFWLQGLENQSQMFGFPLCKAFEPNTWLEEGDKVTFGNQVIDVIHTPGHTPGHVVLFSEQARMAFVGDVLFNGAIGRTDFPQGDFNTLIASIKTKLWPLGSDVTFVPGHGPESTFGRERASNPFVADEMPLY; encoded by the coding sequence ATGTCTCTCAAGTATCAAGTTGTTCCTGTTACCTCTTTCTCTCAAAACTGCTCAATTGTGTGGTGTGATGAGACAATGGAAGGCATCGTTGTCGATCCGGGCGGTGACGTTCAACAGCTGGCTGCGATCATTGAAGAGCTAGGTGTTAAAGTGGTGAACTTGGTCCTGACGCACGGTCACTTAGACCATGTGGGTGGCACTGTACCGCTTGCTGAGATCTTGAACGTGAACATTGTTGGCCCGCATAAAGCCGATAACTTTTGGCTTCAAGGTCTAGAGAATCAAAGCCAGATGTTTGGTTTCCCACTGTGCAAAGCCTTTGAACCAAACACATGGTTGGAAGAGGGCGACAAAGTGACTTTTGGTAACCAAGTGATTGATGTGATTCATACTCCGGGTCATACGCCAGGTCACGTTGTACTGTTCAGCGAGCAAGCGCGCATGGCGTTTGTTGGTGATGTTTTATTTAACGGTGCTATTGGTCGTACGGATTTCCCTCAAGGTGATTTCAACACGCTGATTGCTTCAATCAAGACTAAGCTTTGGCCACTAGGAAGCGACGTAACATTCGTTCCGGGTCATGGCCCTGAATCGACATTTGGCCGTGAGCGCGCATCAAACCCATTCGTAGCGGATGAAATGCCTCTGTACTAA
- a CDS encoding YcbK family protein: MSQSLFSRRQFLTYAGGTAVVASITPSIAFASYPDQPRTISMNNLHTGERLETCYFDGTNYVGDEMARLSKLCRDFRRNEIHPMDKNLFDQITQIQNVLGIHKEVQIISGYRSPATNEALRSKSSGVAKKSYHMLGKAIDFRIDGVNLKELRDVAKSLNAGGVGYYARSNFIHIDTGPVRSW, encoded by the coding sequence ATGTCTCAAAGTTTATTTTCACGCCGTCAGTTTCTGACTTACGCTGGTGGTACCGCTGTTGTCGCCTCAATTACTCCTTCTATCGCTTTTGCTTCATACCCTGATCAACCAAGAACGATTAGTATGAACAATCTTCACACTGGTGAACGATTAGAGACCTGTTATTTCGATGGCACTAACTATGTTGGTGATGAGATGGCACGCCTCAGCAAACTATGTCGCGATTTCCGCCGTAATGAAATTCACCCAATGGATAAGAACCTGTTTGATCAGATTACTCAGATTCAAAATGTCTTAGGTATTCATAAAGAAGTTCAGATCATCTCTGGCTACCGCTCTCCAGCGACCAATGAGGCATTGCGTTCTAAGTCGAGTGGCGTAGCCAAGAAGAGCTACCACATGCTGGGTAAAGCGATCGATTTCCGTATTGATGGCGTTAACTTAAAAGAATTAAGAGACGTAGCCAAAAGCCTGAACGCGGGTGGTGTGGGTTATTATGCACGTAGCAACTTTATCCATATCGATACTGGCCCAGTTCGCAGCTGGTAG
- a CDS encoding L,D-transpeptidase family protein, which translates to MFAKYFCGLLVLVSVNAWSYTSSDESRFIPADSELSFMLIYPELTQSIYQDSSLPILWDSPELVKAFEFQLSLLEQAQMAPLFERQLKQIRHYQSHAQWQELDILLTDTFIYYLSYVENAPLAGKEWYFSGKLHSKLPAPSPHILMRLKSSVANDYLLEMVLSYAPPVGDFDQFKATYSVLETASELNIERYRQKGLKRLGDELSDKTVLVERIALVGVDTSMIAVDFPEFDRDLQTAIKSFQRMHGLTDDGIVGPDTIKWINMSFDDRLTSLALNAERVRLWPRDRDSLIVVNVPSFDMKYWEDGEEVFESKVVVGRKSRKTPLLEINLDSVILNPTWNVPWKIMVKDILPKVKADESYLDTHNFQVIDGWRTMETVDTTEIDWQTINFNSFPYRMRQQAGSRNALGLYKFNTPNKRAIYLHDTPSKGLFNDDFRAYSSGCIRVEHAEELAELLFATKVRKVPNQNGDLAPNTKVRLKKRIPVHIIYQTVLFEEGGIQYRGDIYQYDKEGG; encoded by the coding sequence ATGTTCGCGAAATACTTCTGTGGATTATTGGTGTTAGTTTCTGTGAACGCATGGAGCTATACGAGTTCTGACGAGAGCCGATTTATTCCGGCTGATTCAGAGCTCTCTTTTATGTTGATTTATCCAGAGCTTACCCAGAGTATTTATCAAGACTCCTCTCTGCCTATTCTATGGGACTCCCCTGAACTTGTTAAAGCGTTTGAATTTCAATTGTCGCTTCTCGAACAAGCTCAAATGGCACCACTCTTCGAGCGACAACTCAAGCAAATCCGTCACTATCAATCCCATGCTCAATGGCAAGAGTTGGACATATTACTCACCGATACCTTTATCTACTACTTGAGCTACGTTGAAAATGCGCCGCTTGCCGGTAAAGAGTGGTACTTCTCGGGCAAGCTGCATTCCAAATTACCTGCGCCTTCTCCGCATATTCTGATGAGATTAAAAAGCAGCGTTGCCAATGATTACTTATTGGAGATGGTGTTGTCTTACGCGCCGCCTGTTGGGGATTTTGACCAATTTAAAGCAACCTATTCGGTGTTAGAAACCGCCTCTGAACTCAATATTGAACGATATAGACAGAAAGGTTTGAAGCGCTTGGGTGACGAGCTTTCAGACAAAACGGTTCTTGTTGAGCGCATTGCTTTGGTTGGTGTTGATACCTCGATGATCGCGGTCGATTTTCCCGAGTTCGATCGAGATCTGCAAACGGCGATTAAATCTTTTCAGCGCATGCACGGCCTTACAGACGATGGGATCGTCGGGCCAGATACGATCAAATGGATCAACATGAGCTTTGATGATCGATTGACTTCATTGGCTTTGAATGCCGAACGTGTTCGTTTGTGGCCACGAGACAGAGACTCACTTATCGTCGTTAACGTCCCTAGTTTTGATATGAAGTATTGGGAAGATGGCGAAGAGGTCTTTGAGTCCAAAGTCGTCGTGGGCAGAAAATCGCGAAAAACACCACTTTTAGAGATAAACCTCGATTCGGTCATCCTAAACCCGACTTGGAATGTGCCATGGAAAATCATGGTCAAAGACATCTTGCCTAAGGTGAAAGCGGACGAAAGCTATCTAGATACACACAACTTCCAAGTGATTGACGGTTGGCGCACTATGGAGACGGTCGATACCACTGAGATCGATTGGCAGACCATCAATTTCAATTCTTTCCCATATCGAATGCGCCAGCAGGCCGGCTCGCGCAATGCATTAGGTTTGTATAAGTTCAATACGCCTAACAAGCGAGCGATCTATCTGCACGATACGCCAAGTAAAGGTCTGTTTAATGACGACTTCCGCGCTTATAGCTCCGGTTGCATACGTGTCGAACATGCAGAGGAATTGGCTGAGTTGTTGTTTGCCACCAAGGTAAGGAAAGTACCGAACCAGAATGGTGACCTTGCTCCTAATACTAAGGTTCGCCTCAAGAAGCGAATCCCCGTGCATATCATCTATCAAACCGTGTTGTTTGAAGAAGGGGGCATTCAGTATCGTGGTGACATCTATCAATATGATAAAGAGGGTGGTTAA
- a CDS encoding DUF1513 domain-containing protein: MVTDTTRRTLLKAALGCAAVPVLPFGCASRSDAVSSSREPQLIGCALNGRGQYSAVVADEYGMPLSQLPIPDRGHGVAICPTSSHAVVFARRPGDYFMVFDYKNGQQIKMVVKGTNRHFYGHGVYSLDGKLLYATEGKTDSSQGVIGVYDVAQGYRKVEEFSGFGIGPHEVIIMPDGNLAIGVGGVHTDGRTPKNLDSMQPSLSYVSPEGVLLDQVELLDKKLSIRHLAHDGAETVLCGQQYRGEPDEYPSLLAMHTKGGQFESLNAEPEQWARFNHYIASIAASDDWIIATSPRGNCYGIWSKETKELVELSALSDASGAVLLDGEFRLSSGAGSVVSQSKPYEKSTQQSSVQWDNHWSSI; the protein is encoded by the coding sequence ATGGTGACTGATACTACGCGAAGAACGCTACTCAAGGCTGCACTGGGTTGTGCAGCTGTTCCTGTACTTCCATTTGGCTGTGCTAGTCGCTCTGATGCTGTGAGCTCATCTCGTGAGCCTCAATTAATCGGTTGTGCGCTGAATGGGCGAGGTCAATATTCAGCGGTTGTGGCTGATGAATATGGGATGCCATTGAGTCAACTGCCGATCCCAGATCGTGGTCATGGCGTCGCGATTTGCCCAACCTCATCACATGCGGTGGTTTTTGCTCGTCGTCCTGGTGACTATTTTATGGTGTTTGACTATAAAAACGGTCAGCAGATCAAAATGGTCGTGAAAGGGACTAATCGTCACTTCTACGGTCATGGCGTTTACTCATTAGACGGCAAGTTACTGTATGCCACTGAAGGGAAAACGGACAGCAGCCAAGGTGTGATTGGCGTTTACGATGTCGCACAAGGCTATCGTAAGGTCGAAGAGTTCAGCGGTTTTGGTATTGGGCCTCATGAAGTGATCATCATGCCGGATGGAAACCTCGCGATCGGCGTTGGTGGCGTTCATACTGATGGTAGAACACCGAAAAACCTCGATTCGATGCAGCCGAGCTTGAGTTATGTTTCTCCTGAAGGTGTGTTACTTGATCAGGTTGAATTGTTGGATAAGAAGCTGAGCATTCGACACTTGGCCCATGATGGTGCTGAAACGGTACTTTGTGGTCAGCAATATCGTGGTGAACCAGATGAGTATCCTTCGCTTTTGGCGATGCATACCAAAGGTGGACAGTTTGAATCACTGAACGCGGAACCAGAGCAATGGGCAAGGTTCAATCACTATATCGCCAGTATTGCGGCGTCAGACGATTGGATTATTGCGACTTCGCCAAGAGGCAACTGCTACGGTATTTGGTCTAAAGAAACCAAAGAGTTAGTAGAACTGTCTGCATTATCTGATGCTTCTGGTGCTGTGCTGCTTGATGGTGAGTTTCGACTAAGCTCTGGGGCGGGAAGTGTGGTAAGCCAGAGCAAGCCTTATGAGAAATCAACTCAGCAATCATCGGTCCAGTGGGATAATCATTGGAGTTCAATCTGA
- a CDS encoding imelysin family protein: MTHKFLLMPLSVLIMAGCQSSGEQAASSEVNGVSYQADTTDHISRSVYQQEFDSAVLFAKQANELEVLMQGYCQTNDVELDALKNQWQLTMNSWMALQGQERGPTAALEESWNVQFWPDKKNTTGLKMRQLTQQDKVWSQHEIAQQSVTVQGLGALEWSLYDEQSPLLQDKALGCQSSQAITENLAIKSSSIALAWQVNPWLALDDTRWESEYIALLTNQLDYSMKKLSRPMAKIGHPRPYFSESWRAQTSMTQLKANVAALQNLYLADGNGLDGLLREKGLNDLADRVADQFTLTLDTWPTDSSLFELLQSKEGYRDVLTQYNKLERLKYLIHEEVAIELGVVIGFNATDGD, encoded by the coding sequence ATGACACATAAATTTTTGTTAATGCCTTTGTCGGTATTAATTATGGCAGGCTGCCAATCATCGGGTGAGCAAGCCGCTTCATCTGAGGTTAACGGTGTGTCTTATCAAGCAGACACGACCGATCACATCAGTCGCAGTGTCTATCAACAAGAGTTTGATTCGGCCGTCCTATTTGCCAAGCAAGCCAATGAGCTAGAAGTCTTGATGCAGGGTTACTGCCAAACCAATGATGTTGAGTTAGATGCATTGAAAAATCAGTGGCAGCTCACCATGAACAGCTGGATGGCGCTACAAGGCCAAGAAAGAGGCCCAACAGCGGCACTAGAAGAGAGCTGGAATGTTCAATTCTGGCCAGACAAAAAGAACACCACAGGCCTAAAAATGCGCCAGCTGACTCAGCAAGATAAAGTTTGGTCCCAGCACGAAATTGCTCAGCAGAGTGTGACCGTTCAAGGGCTAGGTGCGTTGGAATGGTCGCTTTATGACGAGCAATCGCCACTGCTTCAAGACAAAGCGCTAGGTTGCCAATCATCACAAGCGATTACTGAAAACTTAGCGATTAAGTCGTCTTCGATTGCACTGGCATGGCAGGTTAACCCTTGGTTAGCGCTAGACGATACTCGCTGGGAGTCTGAATACATCGCTTTATTGACCAACCAACTTGATTACAGCATGAAAAAGCTGAGTCGCCCGATGGCGAAAATTGGTCATCCGCGTCCTTACTTCTCAGAATCATGGCGTGCACAAACCTCGATGACTCAACTAAAAGCCAATGTAGCAGCACTGCAGAATTTGTACCTTGCCGATGGCAATGGCCTAGACGGCTTGTTGAGAGAGAAGGGCTTAAACGACCTTGCTGACCGTGTTGCTGACCAGTTCACATTGACGCTAGATACTTGGCCTACAGACTCAAGCTTGTTCGAGTTACTGCAGAGCAAAGAGGGCTATCGAGATGTGCTGACTCAATACAACAAACTAGAACGTTTGAAGTACCTCATTCATGAAGAAGTGGCGATAGAGCTTGGCGTGGTAATAGGATTTAATGCTACCGATGGTGACTGA
- a CDS encoding di-heme oxidoredictase family protein produces MKSYLSASLLTALFFLSPLHAHETYSGGKTTVKKEGANAFSLPAANLPMSKRLDFSVGNSFFRNPWVPAPSSTDARDGLGPLFNTNGCQNCHIKDGRGHAPEKGDENAVSMLVRLSIPAETPEQRQAFIRDGGIPEPTYGGQLQDFALQGVKPEGKVNISYTDVPVEFKDGTVVTLRKPTLKITDLAFGEMHPKTEFSARVAPPMIGLGLLESISKETILGFADQQLADKQGISGKANYVLDVQTNEMALGRFGWKAGQPNLMQQNAAAFNGDLGLTSRLFPNENCTSAQSTCDDFPNGGKPEVSDNILDFVEFYSQHLAVPIRRNVDNPVVVQGKKLFKDAGCQSCHQAEFRTAEREGLPSLSKQLISPYTDMLLHDMGEGLADNRPEYLANGQEWRTTPLWGLGYTKEVNGHTFLLHDGRARNVMEAVLWHGGEAEMAKQNVLALSSSEREALLAFLNSL; encoded by the coding sequence ATGAAGTCGTATCTATCAGCCTCACTATTAACCGCACTGTTTTTCTTATCGCCATTACACGCCCATGAAACTTACTCTGGTGGTAAAACGACTGTGAAGAAAGAGGGAGCGAATGCTTTTTCTCTTCCTGCAGCCAATCTACCAATGAGCAAACGCTTGGATTTCAGTGTCGGTAACAGCTTCTTTAGAAATCCTTGGGTACCTGCACCCTCATCAACCGATGCGCGTGATGGGTTAGGCCCATTATTCAACACCAACGGTTGTCAAAACTGCCATATTAAAGATGGTCGTGGTCATGCGCCTGAAAAAGGCGATGAGAACGCGGTATCCATGTTGGTTCGCTTAAGTATCCCAGCTGAAACGCCAGAGCAGAGACAAGCTTTCATTCGCGATGGTGGTATTCCAGAACCGACTTACGGCGGCCAGTTACAAGATTTCGCGCTTCAAGGTGTGAAACCAGAGGGTAAAGTGAACATCAGCTACACAGATGTTCCAGTTGAATTCAAAGACGGCACAGTCGTGACTCTGCGTAAACCAACCCTAAAGATTACTGATCTTGCTTTTGGCGAGATGCACCCTAAAACAGAGTTTTCTGCGCGCGTTGCGCCGCCAATGATTGGTCTTGGTCTGCTGGAGAGCATTTCAAAAGAAACGATTCTTGGATTTGCTGATCAGCAATTGGCCGACAAACAAGGTATTTCAGGTAAAGCTAACTATGTTCTCGATGTGCAAACCAACGAAATGGCTCTAGGCCGTTTTGGTTGGAAAGCTGGACAGCCAAACTTAATGCAACAAAATGCGGCGGCGTTTAACGGTGATTTGGGCTTAACGAGTCGCTTATTCCCGAATGAAAACTGCACATCAGCGCAATCAACTTGTGATGATTTTCCAAATGGTGGCAAACCAGAAGTAAGCGATAACATCCTAGATTTTGTTGAGTTTTATTCGCAGCATCTAGCCGTGCCTATTCGTCGTAATGTCGACAATCCAGTCGTTGTTCAGGGTAAAAAGCTGTTTAAAGACGCTGGTTGTCAAAGTTGTCACCAAGCTGAATTCCGCACGGCAGAGCGTGAAGGTTTACCATCACTGTCTAAGCAGTTAATTAGCCCATATACCGATATGTTGCTGCACGATATGGGTGAAGGCTTAGCGGATAACCGTCCTGAGTATCTTGCGAATGGCCAAGAATGGCGCACAACACCTTTATGGGGATTAGGCTATACCAAAGAAGTGAATGGTCATACGTTCCTGCTTCATGATGGCCGAGCAAGAAACGTTATGGAAGCTGTGCTTTGGCATGGTGGTGAAGCAGAAATGGCGAAACAAAACGTTTTAGCTCTTAGTAGCAGCGAGCGTGAAGCGCTATTGGCGTTCTTAAACTCGTTATAG
- a CDS encoding imelysin family protein has product MTIKSLVTKAVTSSLLFASASSFAAVTQDQVVEHYADIAHAVFADSVITAKALNSSIDTFLASPSAGNFEQVKQAWLESRVPYQQSEVFRFGNVVVDDWEGQLNAWPLDEGLIDYVSTDYQYELGNEGASANIVANKTFQIGQTTVDATNITPELIADLNEIGGSEANVASGYHAIEFLLWGQDLNGTNSGAGERAYTDFVVGAECTNGNCDRRGAYLKASAELLIQDLEWMEKQWAEGEKGNYRQELLSESSDNGLRKMLFGMGSLSLGELAGERMKVALEANSTEDEHDCFSDNTHNSHYYNEQGIYNVYTGLYKREDGTLLSGPSLFDLVEQKDEQAAKEIQKQFDLARAQVGQLVVSAEKNNQHFDQLIAADNAAGNALVNKTIVALVSQTAAIERAAGVIGIDSLNPDTADHEF; this is encoded by the coding sequence ATGACTATTAAATCTTTAGTGACAAAAGCCGTAACTTCGTCACTCCTTTTTGCCTCTGCTTCTTCTTTCGCAGCAGTAACTCAAGATCAAGTTGTAGAACATTACGCAGATATTGCTCATGCCGTGTTTGCAGATTCAGTAATTACAGCAAAAGCGTTGAACTCTTCTATTGATACCTTCTTAGCTTCTCCTTCTGCTGGCAACTTCGAACAAGTAAAACAAGCTTGGCTTGAGTCTCGCGTACCTTACCAACAGTCAGAAGTATTCCGCTTTGGTAACGTTGTTGTTGACGATTGGGAAGGCCAATTGAACGCATGGCCACTTGATGAAGGCCTAATCGATTACGTTTCGACTGATTACCAATATGAGCTTGGTAACGAAGGCGCTAGCGCAAACATCGTTGCTAATAAAACTTTCCAAATTGGTCAGACAACGGTAGACGCAACCAACATTACTCCAGAACTAATTGCAGATCTCAACGAGATCGGTGGCTCTGAAGCAAACGTAGCATCTGGCTACCACGCGATTGAATTCCTACTTTGGGGTCAAGATTTAAACGGCACAAACAGCGGTGCAGGTGAGCGTGCTTACACTGATTTCGTTGTTGGTGCTGAGTGTACTAACGGCAACTGTGACCGTCGTGGCGCATACCTAAAAGCATCAGCTGAACTACTTATCCAAGATCTAGAGTGGATGGAAAAACAGTGGGCTGAAGGCGAGAAAGGCAACTACCGCCAAGAGCTTCTTTCTGAATCTAGCGACAACGGCCTACGTAAAATGTTGTTCGGCATGGGTTCACTGTCTCTAGGTGAATTGGCGGGTGAGCGTATGAAAGTGGCTTTAGAAGCTAACTCTACTGAAGATGAGCACGACTGTTTCTCTGATAACACGCACAACTCTCACTACTACAACGAGCAAGGCATCTACAACGTTTACACGGGTCTATATAAGCGTGAAGACGGCACTCTGCTTTCAGGTCCAAGCCTGTTTGACCTAGTTGAGCAAAAAGATGAGCAAGCTGCGAAAGAGATTCAAAAGCAGTTTGATCTAGCACGTGCACAAGTTGGTCAGCTGGTTGTTTCTGCAGAAAAAAATAACCAGCATTTCGATCAGCTAATTGCTGCTGACAACGCTGCGGGGAATGCACTAGTAAACAAAACAATTGTTGCTCTAGTGTCTCAAACCGCTGCAATCGAGCGTGCCGCTGGTGTTATTGGTATTGATAGCCTTAACCCAGACACGGCTGATCACGAGTTCTAA
- a CDS encoding GTP cyclohydrolase II encodes MAEVRARIDFKVGVTSSIDAELLSFHGLKTDKEHVAVIFKSADKTQDIPLVRMHSECLTGDVFHSSRCDCGEQLDETIRIMGETGGVILYLRQEGRGIGLYNKIDAYRLQSEGMNTYEANNHLGFGDDLRDFTEAAEMLRALGTTKIRLVTNNPKKINELKSFGIEIEEVVNTSAHVKSGNESYLKAKVSHGKHNLDI; translated from the coding sequence ATGGCGGAAGTGCGTGCCAGAATAGATTTCAAAGTAGGGGTAACAAGCAGTATTGATGCTGAACTTCTGTCTTTTCATGGATTGAAAACAGATAAAGAGCATGTTGCTGTGATATTTAAATCAGCAGACAAGACACAAGACATACCTCTTGTTCGTATGCACTCTGAGTGCCTGACTGGTGATGTTTTCCATTCCTCTCGCTGTGACTGTGGTGAGCAGCTAGACGAAACCATTAGAATTATGGGTGAGACGGGTGGAGTGATTCTTTACTTACGCCAAGAAGGTCGTGGTATTGGTCTATACAATAAAATCGATGCATACCGCCTGCAAAGTGAAGGTATGAACACTTACGAAGCCAATAACCATCTAGGTTTCGGTGATGATTTGCGTGATTTTACTGAAGCGGCAGAAATGCTTCGTGCTTTAGGAACCACAAAAATTCGCCTAGTCACTAACAACCCCAAGAAAATTAATGAGCTGAAATCTTTTGGTATTGAGATTGAAGAAGTGGTGAACACCTCTGCTCATGTTAAGTCGGGTAATGAAAGCTACCTGAAGGCAAAAGTCTCACACGGTAAGCATAATCTGGATATCTGA
- the nrfF gene encoding heme lyase NrfEFG subunit NrfF: protein MMKPLIQALVMLSTLMVISFPTLAEDLFTASNKDTSIQVELFEFENPEQQQRAITLAKTLRCPQCQNQNLIESNSPIAKDLRLVVFNMVKAGKSNNEITQYMTERFGEFVLYKPAMSVSNLLLWLLPSVLFLLFIYLSVKSVRKSS from the coding sequence ATGATGAAGCCTTTGATACAAGCACTCGTTATGCTGTCTACGCTTATGGTTATTAGTTTTCCGACTTTGGCAGAAGATCTGTTTACAGCCAGTAATAAGGACACGAGTATTCAAGTTGAACTGTTTGAGTTTGAAAACCCAGAACAGCAGCAGCGCGCTATTACATTGGCAAAAACCCTACGTTGCCCGCAATGTCAGAATCAAAACCTGATTGAGTCGAACTCTCCAATTGCAAAAGACTTACGCCTCGTTGTATTCAATATGGTGAAAGCAGGGAAGAGTAATAATGAAATTACTCAATATATGACGGAAAGGTTCGGTGAATTTGTGCTCTATAAACCAGCAATGAGTGTTTCAAACTTATTACTTTGGCTACTTCCGAGCGTATTATTCCTCTTATTTATATATTTATCAGTAAAAAGTGTTAGAAAGAGCTCATAA
- a CDS encoding DsbE family thiol:disulfide interchange protein → MHTSVRNKLITLIILALMVVLGFAFALNNKQQSTIVSEQKRAFPEFISTALANSEGISSKQEITLADVTQHPYQLVNVWASWCGICKTEHAFLLELQKEGIPIVGLNYRDNPGAALNVLSNDGNPYSTVISDPQGKLALELGVIGTPETYLVDADGQIIKKLLGVINESVWRKELAMYFDGANG, encoded by the coding sequence ATGCATACCAGCGTTCGTAACAAGCTCATCACGTTAATTATCTTGGCATTAATGGTGGTGTTGGGCTTTGCCTTTGCGCTCAATAATAAACAGCAATCGACGATTGTGTCGGAGCAAAAAAGGGCATTTCCAGAATTCATATCTACTGCGTTAGCGAATAGTGAAGGCATCAGTAGTAAACAGGAAATTACGTTGGCTGATGTCACTCAACATCCTTACCAACTGGTCAATGTATGGGCTTCATGGTGCGGAATATGTAAAACCGAGCACGCTTTTTTACTCGAACTACAAAAGGAAGGTATTCCAATTGTTGGTCTCAATTATCGAGATAACCCCGGTGCTGCGCTTAATGTATTGTCCAACGACGGCAACCCGTACTCAACTGTGATCAGCGATCCTCAAGGGAAGTTGGCGTTAGAACTCGGTGTAATCGGTACTCCTGAGACGTATTTAGTCGATGCTGACGGCCAAATCATTAAGAAGTTACTGGGCGTGATTAATGAATCGGTTTGGCGCAAAGAACTTGCGATGTATTTTGATGGTGCGAATGGATGA